One stretch of Brassica napus cultivar Da-Ae unplaced genomic scaffold, Da-Ae ScsIHWf_1063;HRSCAF=1503, whole genome shotgun sequence DNA includes these proteins:
- the LOC125595431 gene encoding uncharacterized protein LOC125595431, whose protein sequence is MVQETVEQVEMLKIRLREAHDRQKSYADKRRKDLEFQVGDLVYLKMRTFQGGSKTRKLKKLKPRYMGPYPILERIGAVAYRLDLSEELSDFHDVFHVSVLRKVVREPELILQQPPSDLGRNLRAPCQPVELLDRQVRADDGMMTMLVKVRWERDGIQEETWESEPQMRIDYPELFRVDIGHDSL, encoded by the coding sequence ATGGTTCAAGAGACAGTTGAGCAGGTTGAGATGCTTAAGATACGGCTTAGGGAAGCCCATGACCGTcagaagagttatgcagataAGCGGCGTAAAGATTTGGAGTTCCAGGTTGGCGACCTGGTATACCTGAAAATGAGGACATTTCAGGGAGGATCTAAGACTCGGAAGCTGAAGAAGCTTAAACCGAGATATATGGGACCATATCCCATTTTGGAGCGAATTGGAGCAGTTGCTTACCGATTGGATTTATCCGAAGAGTTATCAGATTTCCATGACgtgtttcatgtttctgttttgaggAAAGTCGTGAGAGAACCGGAGCTCATTTTGCAGCAGCCGCCCAGTGACCTTGGTAGGAATTTGCGTGCGCCGTGTCAGCCAGTAGAGCTATTGGATCGCCAAGTGAGAGCAGATGATGGTATGATGACTATGTTGGTCAAAGTTCGTTGGGAGAGAGATGGTATTCAGGAGGAGACTTGGGAGTCCGAGCCCCAGATGAGGATTGATTATCCGGAGCTTTTCCGGGTTGACATTGGGCATGACAGCTTATGA